Proteins encoded in a region of the Panicum hallii strain FIL2 chromosome 3, PHallii_v3.1, whole genome shotgun sequence genome:
- the LOC112888040 gene encoding probable receptor-like protein kinase At5g18500 — MSSNSSLTESLHEKTIVFGLKLWVVIGIAVGASLLGILLILLICLTIQSCIRRSRKPLHDHPMTQIPPPCKDIKEVSNDFVVHDGLLLTIQNEPEPGDPVDRDAIQLAQEEKLKKGEENNLSGSFHITDGCDGIQIVSVDEQSSTHATVDSAPLAGLPEFSYLGWGHWFTLRDLELATNRFAKDNVIGEGGYGVVYRGRLSNGTPVAVKKILNNLGQAEREFRVEVEAIGHVRHKNLVRLLGYCVEGTQRMLVYEYVNNGNLESWLHGELSQYSSLTWLARMKILLGTAKALAYLHEAIEPKVVHRDIKSSNILIDDEFNAKISDFGLAKMLGAGKSHIATRVMGTFGYVAPEYANSGLLNEKSDVYSFGVVLLEAITGRDPIDYERPPNEVNLVDWLKMMVANRRSEEVVDPNLERKPSTKELKRALLTALRCIDLNAEKRPSMDQVVRMLDSNEPIPQEERRHRQNRTPESSETEPLRGKNNSGRSDAPEHEARPPRPKSRTFSSK, encoded by the exons ATGTCATCAAACTCCAGTCTAACCGAATCTCTACATGAGAAAACAATTGTCTTTGGCCTCAAACTATGGGTCGTGATTGGGATTGCTGTTGGAGCGTCCCTCTTGGGTATTCTTCTCATTCTTCTTATATGCCTCACCATTCAGAGCTGTATCAGGAGGTCACGCAAGCCACTCCATGACCACCCAATGACCCAGATACCTCCTCCATGCAAAGATATCAAGGAAGTGAGTAATGATTTTGTTGTACATGATGGGCTTCTACTCACTATTCAAAATGAGCCTGAGCCTGGTGACCCGGTCGATAGAGATGCAATTCAGTTGGCTCAGGAGGAAAAGTTGAAAAAAGGAGAAGAGAACAATCTTTCTGGTTCTTTCCACATTACGGATGGCTGTGATGGAATTCAGATTGTTTCCGTTGATGAACAATCTTCAACACATGCTACTGTCGACTCTGCGCCATTAGCGGGCTTACCTGAATTTTCTTATCTTGGTTGGGGCCATTGGTTCACCCTTAGAGATCTAGAACTTGCAACCAACCGTTTTGCAAAGGATAATGTGATTGGTGAGGGTGGATATGGTGTTGTGTATCGTGGCAGATTATCAAATGGCACCCCAGTTGCTGTCAAGAAAATCCTTAACAATCT AGGGCAAGCTGAGAGAGAATTCAGGGTGGAAGTTGAAGCAATTGGCCATGTCCGTCACAAGAATTTGGTCCGCCTTTTGGGTTACTGTGTTGAGGGTACTCAAAG GATGCTTGTGTATGAGTATGTTAATAATGGGAATCTCGAAAGTTGGCTTCATGGGGAATTGTCCCAGTACAGCTCTCTCACATGGTTGGCTCGCATGAAAATTCTTTTGGGCACTGCAAAGGC CCTTGCTTACTTACATGAGGCAATCGAACCAAAAGTTGTGCACCGTGACATCAAGTCCAGCAATATCTTGATTGACGACGAGTTTAATGCCAAAATATCGGACTTCGGTTTGGCGAAGATGCTTGGTGCTGGTAAAAGTCATATTGCTACACGAGTTATGGGTACCTTTGG CTATGTTGCACCTGAATATGCTAACAGTGGACTTCTGAATGAAAAGAGTGATGTCTATAGCTTTGGGGTTGTTCTGTTGGAAGCTATTACAGGTAGAGATCCAATTGACTATGAGCGTCCTCCAAATGAG GTAAACCTAGTTGACTGGCTTAAAATGATGGTTGCTAACAGACGTTCTGAAGAAGTGGTAGATCCAAACCTGGAAAGAAAACCTTCAACAAAGGAGCTAAAACGTGCTCTTTTGACAGCCCTGCGGTGTATCGATTTGAATGCTGAGAAGAGACCTAGCATGGATCAGGTGGTCCGGATGTTGGATTCTAACGAACCCATACCTCAAGAG